Sequence from the bacterium genome:
AGCCGGCTCGTGCCCTACATGACGGCCATCTACATCGCGGGCGGCCTGCTGGTGCTCTTCATGAACGTGGGACGGGTGCCGGACGTGCTGGCCGACATCGCGGCCTCGGCCTTCAGGCCGGCGGCCCGGATCGGCGGCTTCGCCGGCGGCTCATTCATCTTCATGCTCACGTGGGGCGTCAAGCGCGGCCTGTTCTCCAACGAGTCCGGACAGGGCTCGGCGCCCATCGCCCACGCCGCGGCCAAGACCGACGAGCCGGTGCGCGAGGGCGTCGTGGCCATGATGGGCCCCCTGATAGACACCCTGATCATCTGCTCCATCACCGGCCTGGTGATCCTGACCACGGGCGTCTGGACCGAGCGCCACACCGACCGCGTGGAGGTCAACGCCCAGTCCGACCTGACGGTCCTGGTCGGCGAGGCGCACGTGCGGACCGACGGCGAGGTCGACGACGCCGACCTCTTCGGCGGCGTGCTGAACGTGGTGCACGGGGAACCCGTCGGCGCCTCCTTCGTGCGCAATCATTCCCTGGTGGTGCGGCCGGTCCTGGCCGACGCCGACGGCGCGCCCTTCCACGGCGAGCTCCGGGTGGCGGCGGGCGACGTGGATCTCGACTCGGCGCCCGGCCTGTGGCTCAGCGGCGACATGGCGCTGAACGGCTCGCCCCTGACCGCGGCGGCTTTCCAGCGGGGGCTGTCGCCCCTGGGCGACTGGGGCCGCTACATCATCACCCTCGGCGTGCTGCTCTTCGGTTTCTCGACCGCCATCAGCTGGAGCTACTACGGCGACCGCGCCGTCGTCTACCTCTTCGGCCCGCGCTGGGTCACCGCCTACAAGACGGTGTTCTGCGTCATGCATTTCCTGGGCGCGGTCTTCTCCCTGGAGATCGTGTGGAACCTGGGCGACAGCGCCCTGGGCCTGATGGCCCTGCCCAACCTGATCGCGCTGGTGCTGCTGATGCGCGTGACGCGGGGCATGACGCGGGAGTACTTCGCGAAGGAACAGCGGCCGCTGCGGTGAGTCGACGGCGGGCCGTCGTCCGCTCGGCTCATCTGTCCGGCGCCATCCGCCGCTTCTGGGTGCGCCGGCCGGCGTCAACAGACAAGCAGCGCCAGGCATCTGTTTTTCTCGTGGTGTAACCCCCTGCAGGGGCGGCGCACATGATGTCGGATATCGGTGTTCCCGCATATGCTACCATGTGACGGGACGCGCCTTCAAGCCGGAGCACGCGATCGAGCCCGCCGGACGGGCGTGATCGGGCTTGTCGCCCGGCGACGGAGATGCTTATTTTCCCCCCTGTCGCCAGAACCGCAAGCCGCTCGAGCCGGAGAAGGACACCATGCCCATGTCCAAGCTGGATCCCAAGACCAGTGTCGAACTCACCGCCGCCACCGCCGACAAGCACCGTCTCTACGAGGATGCCGTGCAGAACCCGGCGGCCGAGGTCGAGTTCATCGACCGCGTCTACCGCGGCGAGTTCGACCGCCTGCCCCGCGACCTGCGCGAGGACTTCTGCGGCACCCTGAACCTGGGCTGCGCGTGGGTCCGCGAGCGCGCGGACAACACCGTGCTGGGCGTGGACCTGGACGGCCCCACGCTCGACTGGGGCCGCGCGCACAACGTGGCGCCGCTCGGTGCCGCCGCCGCGCGCGTGACCATGGTGCAGGACGACGTGCGCAACGTGAGCGCACCGTCCGCGGACGTGATCGCCGCCACCAACTTCTCGTGGTGGGGCCTCCATACCCGCGAGGAGCTGCTGGCCTACCTCCGCAACTGCCGCCGGTCCCTGCGCGCGGCAGGCATGCTCATGCTGGACATCTACGGCGGCCCCGAGGCGCAGGTGCTCCAGCTCGAGGAACGCGAGTGCGAAGGCTACACCTACGTGTGGGACCAGGATCTCTTCAACCCCATCACCCACGAGTACCGCTGCAGGATCCATTTCCAGTTTCCGGACGGCAGCGAGCTGAACGACGCCTTCGCCTACCACTGGCGCCTGTGGACCGTGCCCGAGGTCCGCGACCTGCTGTCGGACGCCGGCTTCCGCAAGGTTGAAGTTTTTTGGGAAGGTGCCGATGATCAGGGGGAACCCGACGGGGACTTCCAGGTGAGCGTCGAGGGCGACACCTCCCCGGCCTGGATCGCATACATCGTAGCCTTTCGTTGACCTGCAGGAGAGGGAGATGATGGTCGCTGGCGAATGCTCCTGGTGCGGCGCGGAGATCGAGGAAGGCGGCGTTGCCTTCAGGGGAATCCTGTTCTGTTCGACCGATTGCCGGGAGGACTGGAACGACGACAACGCCGACGTCGGCGACATCGACCTCGACGAGTTCGAGGAACGCGACCTGCTTGCGGACGAGCTGGAGGAGTTCGAGGGCGAACTGCCCCTCGACGAAGCGGAGGACTTCTGAGATCCCGCCCCGGCCGCGGCATCTCGCGGAAAAAGGGAGAGCCCCATGGCTCTCCCTTTTTCGGTGCCGTAGCGCGGCGATCAGCCGCAGCCGCCGCCTTCGCCGCAACTGCCGCAGTCGTCGCTGCCGACCTGGTTGCCGAGGGTGACCGTGTAGCCCTTGCGCATGCCGTCGTCGACGTAGTCGATCACCAGTCCGCCGCTCTGGCTCACCAACGACTCGACGTCCGGCGCCATGATGAAGGTCAGGTGCGGCGTCTCGACCGAGAGATCTTCGTCCTTGGGCTCATCCAGAGCCATGCCCACGGAGGGCCCGCCTCAGCCGACGCCCTGGAAGAAGAGCCTGACGGCCTGTGGCCCGTCCGCCGGCAGGTCCAGCGTGCCGAAGGCGGTCGTGGCCGCCTCGGAGATGCGGAGCAATTCGTTCACGTCAACCATCCTCTTGTGTGTTCCCTGGCAGCAACCCGCTTTCCATTATAGCGCGCCGTCCGCGTGGTGGCAAACTACCGCGCCTGGGGCGCGGCCCGGAACGACGCCGGTTCGGCGGCGCGTCCCCCGCGGCGCCGCTTCAGATCCTCCAGGACCATGTAGCTGACCGGCACCAGGACCAGCGTGATGAAAGTGGCGAACAGCACGCCGAAGCCCAGGCTGATGGCCATGGGGATCAGGAACCTCGCCTGCAGGCTCTTCTCCAGCAGAATGGGCGTCAGGCCGGCGAAGGTGGTCAGGGACGTCAGCACGATGGGCCGGAAGCGGCGCACGCCGCTGTTGATGACCGCCTCGGCCAGGGAGGCGCCGTCGTTGCGGTGGCGGTTGATGAAATCGATCATGATCAGCGAGTCGTTGACCACCACGCCGGTCAGCGCCACCACGCCGAACATGCTGAGCAGGGTCAGGTCCCAGCCCATCGCCACGTGGCCGAGCACAGCGCCCAGAAAACCGAACGGTATGGCCGACATGATGATCATGGGCTGGGTGTACGAACGGAAGAGCACCGCCAGCAGGGCGTAGATGGCCAGCAGGGCCATCACGAAGCCGCTGCCCAGGCTCGCCATGGACTCGGCCCGGTCGGCCTCCTCCCCCTCGAACGACAGGTGCAGCCCCGGGTAGTCGGCCAACAGGCCGGGCAGGACGCTCTGCTGCAGATCAGCCAGCACCTCGCGGGCATTGGTCACGTTCTGGTCGACGTCGGCCTCGACGCTGACGATGCGCCGGCGGTCCTGGCGGTTGATCGTGGCGTAACCGCGGCCGGCCTGGACCTCGGCCACCGCGGCGAAGGGGACCTCGTCGCCCGACGGCGTGCGGATCATCATCATCTCGATGTCGCCCAGGGAGCGGCGGCCCGCCTCAGGATAGCGCACCATGACGCGCACGTCGTCGCGGCCGCGCTGGATGCGGGCGGCCTCGTCGCCGTAGAAACCCTGGCGCACCTGGCGGGCCAGGTCGTCGAGGGTCAGGCCCAGGGTGCTGGCCGCGGGCTTGAGGTCGAGCCTCAGCTCCTGCTTGCCCTCCTCATAGCTGTCGGTGATGTCCTGGACGCCGGGATACTCCGCCAGCGCCGCCTTCAGGCGCTCGGACGCCTCGGTCAGCATGGAGACGTCGGCCGCGGAGAGCTGCAGCTCCAGGGCCGCGCCGGCGCCGAAGAGGTTCGACGTGAACGACACCGACTTGGCGCCGGCGATGGGACCCGTCAGCTCGCGCCAGCGGGTGACCAGCACGTTGCTGCCGACGGTGCGCTTCTCGCCCGCCTGCAGCTCCACGTTGATCTCGGCCTTGTGGGCGCCGATGAAGCCGGTATCGCCGCCCCCCATGGGACCTCCCGTCCGGCTGCTGCGGGGCTGCGACCCGATCGTCACGTACTCGTGTACGAAGAGGCCGTCCTCGCTCCGCTCCCGCTTGAGCGCCGCGAGTCCCGCCATGATCTGGTCGACCGCGGCCTGGGTCCCGGCCAGGGTCGTGCCGGCGGGCATGTCGACGACGCAGAGCATGTTGTCGGCGTCGATCTTGGGCATGAAGGTGAAGCGGATGTGGCCGCCGCCCACGAAGCCGACCAGCAGCGCCAGGGAGGCGGTCGCCGCGGTCACCACCAGCGCGCGATGCGACAGGGCGTAGCGCAGGGTCGGGCGGTAGCTGTGCTCGATGAAGTACTCGAAGGCCCGCGCGAACGAGTTCTGCCAGCGCAGGGGGTTCCAGCGCGAGCGGGCGGCCTGCCGGGCGGGATCGTGCAGGAGGCTGGCGTCCGGCACCGTCGAGAGATGCGCCGGCAGGATCAGCAGCGATTCCACCAGCGAGACCATCAGCACGGCGATCACCACCACCGGGATCACGCCCATGAACTTGCCCATCATGCCCTCGACCTGCGACAGCGGGAAGAAGGCGAAGACGGTCGTCATGACGGCGATGATCACCGGCGCGGCCACTTCCAGGGCGCCCTCGCGGGTGCCGCGCACGGCCGATTTGCCCATCTGCCGGTGGGTGTAGATGTTCTCGCCCACGACGATGGCGTCGTCGACCACCAGGCCGAGCACCACGATGAAGGCGAACATGGAGATCATGTTGAGCGAGCCGTCGAACCAGGGCAGCATCCACATGCCGCCCAGGAAAGAGATGGGGATGCCCAGCGACACCCAGAACGCCAGGCGCGGCTGCAGGAAGAGCGCCAGGGTCAGAAAGACCAGCACCAGGCCGATGGCGCCGTTCTTGAGCATGAGGTTCATGCGGCCGCGGTAGATGTCCGAGCGGTCGGACCACACCGCCATCTCGAGGCCGACCGGCAGCGTCTCCTCATGCTCCTGCACGTACCGCTTGACCGTGTTGGTGACGTCCAGGATGGCCTGGTCGGCCACGCGGTAGACGTTGACCATGGCCGCGGGCCTGCCGTCGAAGTAGGAACGCGAGTCCACGTCCTCGAAGGTGTCGCGCACGTCGGCGACCCGGTCGAGGGTCAACCGCGTGCCGTCGGCCGCCGAGATGACGACCAGCTGCGCGTACTCCTCGCCGGTGTAACGCCGCCCCTTGGTGCGTACGAGGATCTCGCCCGCCTCGGTCTTGACGCTGCCGCCGGGCAGATCGAGGCTGCCCGCGCGCACCGCCCGCGAGACCTGGTCGAACGTCAGGCCGTGGCGGCGCAGCGACTCCTCGCCCACCTCTATGGATATCTCGTAGGCGCGCGCGCCGACGACCTTGACCTGCGTGATGCCGGACATCGCCAGCAGGTCGTCGCGCACCCGTTCGGACGTGGCCTTGAGCGCCTTCTCGTCCACGTCGCCGAAGATCACCACGTCGATGGCCTGCTCCTGCGATTCGACCAGCTGGATGACGGGTTTCTCCGTCTCCGCCGGGAAGGTGATGATGCGGTCGACGGCCTGCTTGATCTCGTCGAGCACCTCCTCGGGGCCGGCCTCGATCTCGATCTCGGCCATGACCACGCCTGAATTCTCGACCGCCGTGGACGTGATCTTCTTGATGCCGTCGATGCCCTGGATGGCCTCCTCGACGCGCACGCAGACCGCTTCCTCGACCTCGGCCGGGCTGGCGCCGAGGTAGGGCACCTGCACCGTGACCATGTCCAGGTCGATCTGGGGGAAGACCTCCTGCTTGATCCTCAGGGCGGACATCACGCCCGCGAGCATCAGAAAGGCCATGAGCAGGTTGGCGGCCACGTGGTTGCCGGAAAACCAGTCGATCAGTCCCTTCACGGCCGCTCACCCCCCGCCGCGCCGACTGGAGGCACGGCCCCGGCCGCGGGGGCGCCGGCCACCCGGATCTCCATGCCCTCGGTCACCACGTCCAGGTTGGAGACGATGACCGCGTCGCCGCCGGCGAGGCCCGAGGTCAGCAGCGCCGTATCGCGCCCCTTGCGCGCTACGGTCACCGGACGGATCGCCACCCGGCCCCGATCATCGGCGACCCAGACCACCTTCCCCTCGCGCAGGGCCGCCCGGGGGATCTCGACCGATCCCGGCAGGCTGCGCCCCTGCAGGCGCACCTCGACGAAGAGCCCTTCCAGCAGCGGGGGCCCGCCCTCCGCACCGCCGGGGTCGGCGTCCACGGCCACGACCACGTCGACCATGCGGGTGCGCGGGTCCAGGGCGCCCGATATCCGGTCCACGTGGCCGCGCCAGACATGCACGGCGCCGGCGAACTCGGCGACGAGCTCGGCGGGCGCGCCGCCACGGCCGTTCACGGGCAGGTCGAAGAAGGCCAGATCCGCGTCGTCAAGGGGGACGGTCACCTCGGGCGCGCCGGAGGCGTAGATCTCGCCCACGGGGTTGCCGGTGCGCACGTACTGCCCCACGTCCACCGCTTCGCTCACCACGCGTCCCGCGAAGGGGGCCGTGAGGGTGCAGCGGCCCAGGTCCAGCCCGGCCTTGGCCAGCGAGGCCTCCGCCGACGCGAGATCGGCCCGGGCCAGCTTGAGCTGCGGGCCGTGCAGGACCAGCGGATTGGGGCGCGCCGGGTCGCCGCCGCCGCTGCCGGCCTGGATCTCGCGCCACTCGCGGCGAGCGATCTCCGCCTC
This genomic interval carries:
- a CDS encoding sodium:alanine symporter family protein is translated as MDFISNFAEDLSGTVWGWPSRFPLMVAMLLLTGLATTVALRFIQLRRLKHSLDVIRGRYDDPAHQGDLSHFQALTTALSATVGIGNIAGVATAIHYGGPGALFWMWVTAVFGMALKYAECTLSMRFRTILPDGSASGGPMYYIEKGLGRSWKPLAVFFAACAVTSSFGSGNSIQAFTVADQIRSDLGVPTWITGLVMASLVAAVILGGIKRIGRVTSRLVPYMTAIYIAGGLLVLFMNVGRVPDVLADIAASAFRPAARIGGFAGGSFIFMLTWGVKRGLFSNESGQGSAPIAHAAAKTDEPVREGVVAMMGPLIDTLIICSITGLVILTTGVWTERHTDRVEVNAQSDLTVLVGEAHVRTDGEVDDADLFGGVLNVVHGEPVGASFVRNHSLVVRPVLADADGAPFHGELRVAAGDVDLDSAPGLWLSGDMALNGSPLTAAAFQRGLSPLGDWGRYIITLGVLLFGFSTAISWSYYGDRAVVYLFGPRWVTAYKTVFCVMHFLGAVFSLEIVWNLGDSALGLMALPNLIALVLLMRVTRGMTREYFAKEQRPLR
- a CDS encoding class I SAM-dependent methyltransferase, whose product is MSKLDPKTSVELTAATADKHRLYEDAVQNPAAEVEFIDRVYRGEFDRLPRDLREDFCGTLNLGCAWVRERADNTVLGVDLDGPTLDWGRAHNVAPLGAAAARVTMVQDDVRNVSAPSADVIAATNFSWWGLHTREELLAYLRNCRRSLRAAGMLMLDIYGGPEAQVLQLEERECEGYTYVWDQDLFNPITHEYRCRIHFQFPDGSELNDAFAYHWRLWTVPEVRDLLSDAGFRKVEVFWEGADDQGEPDGDFQVSVEGDTSPAWIAYIVAFR
- a CDS encoding efflux RND transporter permease subunit; amino-acid sequence: MKGLIDWFSGNHVAANLLMAFLMLAGVMSALRIKQEVFPQIDLDMVTVQVPYLGASPAEVEEAVCVRVEEAIQGIDGIKKITSTAVENSGVVMAEIEIEAGPEEVLDEIKQAVDRIITFPAETEKPVIQLVESQEQAIDVVIFGDVDEKALKATSERVRDDLLAMSGITQVKVVGARAYEISIEVGEESLRRHGLTFDQVSRAVRAGSLDLPGGSVKTEAGEILVRTKGRRYTGEEYAQLVVISAADGTRLTLDRVADVRDTFEDVDSRSYFDGRPAAMVNVYRVADQAILDVTNTVKRYVQEHEETLPVGLEMAVWSDRSDIYRGRMNLMLKNGAIGLVLVFLTLALFLQPRLAFWVSLGIPISFLGGMWMLPWFDGSLNMISMFAFIVVLGLVVDDAIVVGENIYTHRQMGKSAVRGTREGALEVAAPVIIAVMTTVFAFFPLSQVEGMMGKFMGVIPVVVIAVLMVSLVESLLILPAHLSTVPDASLLHDPARQAARSRWNPLRWQNSFARAFEYFIEHSYRPTLRYALSHRALVVTAATASLALLVGFVGGGHIRFTFMPKIDADNMLCVVDMPAGTTLAGTQAAVDQIMAGLAALKRERSEDGLFVHEYVTIGSQPRSSRTGGPMGGGDTGFIGAHKAEINVELQAGEKRTVGSNVLVTRWRELTGPIAGAKSVSFTSNLFGAGAALELQLSAADVSMLTEASERLKAALAEYPGVQDITDSYEEGKQELRLDLKPAASTLGLTLDDLARQVRQGFYGDEAARIQRGRDDVRVMVRYPEAGRRSLGDIEMMMIRTPSGDEVPFAAVAEVQAGRGYATINRQDRRRIVSVEADVDQNVTNAREVLADLQQSVLPGLLADYPGLHLSFEGEEADRAESMASLGSGFVMALLAIYALLAVLFRSYTQPMIIMSAIPFGFLGAVLGHVAMGWDLTLLSMFGVVALTGVVVNDSLIMIDFINRHRNDGASLAEAVINSGVRRFRPIVLTSLTTFAGLTPILLEKSLQARFLIPMAISLGFGVLFATFITLVLVPVSYMVLEDLKRRRGGRAAEPASFRAAPQAR
- a CDS encoding efflux RND transporter periplasmic adaptor subunit yields the protein MSGRKLPKGVLPLAILIVGVLGAVLMLKLRPEPTKRPAMAVRPMVRVYRIDDTPPQVTVSGFGTVSSRQRVQITPQVSGTAVHKSPSLETGGAFAAGEVLLRIDDADYRLAVEMAAASVARNEYNLARAEQEAEIARREWREIQAGSGGGDPARPNPLVLHGPQLKLARADLASAEASLAKAGLDLGRCTLTAPFAGRVVSEAVDVGQYVRTGNPVGEIYASGAPEVTVPLDDADLAFFDLPVNGRGGAPAELVAEFAGAVHVWRGHVDRISGALDPRTRMVDVVVAVDADPGGAEGGPPLLEGLFVEVRLQGRSLPGSVEIPRAALREGKVVWVADDRGRVAIRPVTVARKGRDTALLTSGLAGGDAVIVSNLDVVTEGMEIRVAGAPAAGAVPPVGAAGGERP